The genomic DNA TCGTAAGTCACAAGCATGCGAGTTAACTTTTGAATTCCTGATTAGATTGACGATCGCATCACAATATGAACTATTTGATGAAGACTACATTAACAAGAGGACTTGGGAAGAGTGCGTCACGAATGACTGGATAGGATGCCGTCACATTATTCCAAATTAGTTTATTAGTAAATCAATCCCTTCAACCCCACAATAATATAGAGAAGAAAACCATGAAGGACCATTCACAATATAATTCgtcttttttccctttccttATGAATAGTTAGAAtttgttttgaaaaatattCTACATTAGAGAATCATTTCTATGTCAATTATTTTTGTGCACCTACAACACATTTGCTCGTTCGCAAGTCACAAGCATGCATGTGAGCTGACTTTTAATCCCTGACTAGATCGACGATGGCATCACAATATAAAATATTTGATCAAGACTCGGGAATAGTATGTCATGAATGACTAGATAGGATGCCGTCACATTATCACAAATAATTAAGTTGATTAGTAAATCAATCTCTTCAACCCCGAAATAATATACAGCCTGTTCGGCTGCAAGAATAAGCGGCTACGGCTGCAGCAGCCGATTATTCTTATTATTGTCTCACAAAGTAAAGTACTGTAGCTACAAAACTTTGCGAGAGAAGAATAAGAGGCTGTAGCAGCCGCAATCGCTTATTTTTGCAGATGAACAGAAGCatagagaaaagaaaatatgaaGCACCATTCACAAtaaaatttgtatttttttccttatgAATAGATAGAATATGTCTTTTTAAATATTCTACATTAGACAATCATTTCTGTGTCAATTTTCTTTGTGCACCTACAACACATTTGCATGTTCGCAAGACACAAGCATGCATGTGAGCTGACTAGATCGAACGATGGCATCACAGTATACACTATTTGATCAAGACTACATTAAAAAGAGGACTTGGAAAGAGTATGTCATGCATGACATAGATATGATGATGTCATATAATTCCAAACAAGTTAATTAGTAAATCAATCTCTCCAACTCCAAAATAATATAGAGAAAAAAACATATGAAGCGCCATCCACAATATAATTTGTCTTACTTTTTCTTTCTTGCTAACTATATacaatttgtttttttaaatattGCTACGTGAAACAATCATTTTTGTGTcaataattttaattttttcatGACAATTAATTACCAAACTACGTCTCATAAAAAGCAAAGTAGGAGGTATATGCTATAATGCTTGCAAACCTTAGTACATTCTTATGTCATGTaggtaatactccctccgttccaaattataagtcattccaactttcttggagagtcaaagcatctcaagtttgaccaaatttatacaatgaagtaataacattcatgataccaaataaatatcattagtttcttcattgaatatattttcatagtatatatctatttTGTGCCATAGacctttgtgatcctctctataattttggtcaaacataaaatggtttgactctccaagaaagttggaatgacttataattttggaacggagggagtatattgtaGTTTCTTGTACAAATAAATGGGTTTAATGAGTTTGTACTGTCAGTTGTATATAATATATGCCATAAAATGTCTAGTCCACATCTTATCACTAGCTTGGCCACCTAAACTTTTGATATGTAAGACTTGTATGCATAAAGTTTTGCGAGTGTGACTATGAACTAAACATGCATATAACATTTTAGTTACTTAACTTTGGAGTCTACTCAACCATTTGCAACTAGTTAAAGTGTCACCTGGATCAATGATGTGTGTACATGATGGCGTGGAGAGATATAATATGTTTGCAACAAACGCCATGGCCTATCATGGAGAAAATAAAACCTGTTCTCAATGACCAAAACTTAGTATTTTCTTAATTCACAAGAACCAATCATATGCTTTGAATAATAGAGCACGCCATCATTCTCTATGAGATGACTTCTATAAAAAATGGGAAAACAACACGGTTGAGAATAACTAAGTAGCTACTTGTACTCTAATTGAGTATTTGACTCGGTGCAATTTGAATTGTGTTATCGTGTTACTTATGTTATTATCATCTTTGTATGGTAATGTTATTATTTGAGAAGGGATTGCATGTGATAGATGCTTACTACAAAGGTGCAAAGAGTTGAATTCTCGACATTGTATGCCTCATGCATATGCACCTTCCATAGAAGCGACCATAATTGATCTAGTATCTTCCCCCTGTATATAACCTACATAATAAAATATattggtgtttttttttaaaatcacAACATTACAACATCTCCATAAAGCCCAACACATGGTAATCTGCAATCAAGAATGGTTTCCTGAGATTACACTCCCACGGACTATTTACCCACCTCTCAAACATATCTTGTCGCGACCCAAGAGTAGCATAGTTGCATTCAAAGAAAAGATGTTGTATAGTTTGGTTAGAACTATAAAAACAAACATGCGAAGGAACAAATCTCCTTTCAAACATGCACGAACTCGATCTTagaaacccaaaaaaaaaaaactcgcaGACATAGCAGCGGTCCATGAGAAGGAACAAATGAACATTCAGGCGCTCCTTTTACATCATAAAACGCTTAATCGTGATTAATAGCACCAGATTTACCCTCTTAATTATTCTTTATTCTCCATGCTTCACATGCAATGCTTGATTGTTATTCTCCAGATATATACCATCAGAAGAGAACTGTTACTCATGATCACACCGAGCTTCAACCAGAAGAGACTTCAACTCACTTTCCTTCCCCTTGACACTGGAGAGGATAATGTCCAAGATCTTGGCAACCAAATCACTTTCCCTATCTGTATCATGGTCACGACCATGGCATTCGCCGCACTTGtctgatgcatcatcagcattGTCTCTGCAGCACCCTTGTCCTGGCGACGTGCTCTCATCAGTCGCTTTCGTTGCCTTCCATGCCAGTTGCTCCTGGTCCTTCCTTGCGGGAACCTGTTTGGGATCTATGGCCTTGTTTGCATCCCAAGCAGCATAGTTGCTCTTGGAGAACAAAAGCATTGGATACTGCAGCTGTGCTATGCCCTTTGCCATGGAGCTTCCTTCAAGCCCAGAGTAGAGCATCATCAGAAGGAGCGAGGTCAGGACAAGCACAACTGCAACACCCGGGCGCAAACGAGAGCAGGGGTGTCTCCTTGCCCGAGCTCTGATTTTTTCCCATGtggcagcggcggtggtggcggcgttgCCGTGGTTTCCATCTTGGGCAATTTCTTCTGGTTCTTGCCCTGGGGTCAGGACGACATCACCAGTCTTGGGAGATTCGGGTTCGTTGTTCTTAGTGGTTGCACGCCGCCAATTGAGGCTCCTTGGCCATGACAATTTGTAAGGCAGCCCTGATACCTTGTACCGGTCGAAGTTGTTGATGCCCCTGGTCATCTTTTGGTAACCTGCCTCCTTGATGTTTCCCATGGTCTCAGAAGCGTTTCTAATTTTGCCTTCCGTTGAGTGGCACACATCCTGCCATATTTGTTGCAACCTGGAAGTGATCGTCGCCGCGGTCGGCTGTGGCACTGAGCCGGAGATACCCAGGAACAACATCTTGATTTGTGCCGCCACATCAGGGACACGGAGGAAAACTTGGCGGCCGGTCTTGGAGGATTTTTCATCTGGCCGCATCAAGAAAACATCATCAGTGTCATCAAGGTTCTTGCTCTCACTAAGGTTCTGGTACCGGCCGCCGATGGTCAGGAGCTTCTGCCTGCCCTCCGCCGTAGCTTCCAGTGCCAGGTAGACGATGAAGTTCCTCTTCTCGCCGGCATACATGTTGTCGATGCGGATCGAGAGAGACCGTCCGTCGTCGGGGCCCGTCTCGTTGGACGATATGAGAGCGCCCTCGTGAGCCCTGAGGGTGATCTCCACGGATGTCGCCGGGATGGACGTGAACAGAGCGCAGGCGTCCTTGATCTTGGCCATGTCCTTGTTGGCGAAGGAGTAGGTGCCGGAGGTCTTGTCGGCGATGTGCTTCAGGGCCTTGGGGTCGTGGTCGGCGCCCAAACCCAAGGTGTGTACTGGGAAGTCGCTGCTAATACATGCGTCGTCCAAGATCTGGGTGTCCAGACCGTCCGACAGGAACAAGATGCAGCCTACACGGCTGCTGCTCTTCTCGCCATCTTGACGCTCCCTTAGAATCTGAGCGTGAAACAAACTAGTTAAGAATCAAACAAATAAACCATCGATGCGGCGGTGTGTTCATATGGCATCACAACCGGAATTGATACCTGAGCTCCCTCATGCAGAGCAGCAAGCGGTACCCTACGGCCCATACTGCTGGCCCCACCTTGTGTGAGTAGCCGCTTGACCACGTCCTTAGCGTCTTTCCGGCCTTGATGGTCAGACATGCCGGTGAGCTCCATTTCGCGGCGCACGTCGTCGCTGCCGAACGACACGATGGAGAGCCGGTCCTCGGGGCCGAGCTTGTTGATGACGATGTTCATGGCGTCCTTCGTGCGCTTCAGCTTGTCCGCGGACATGCTTACGTCGAGCACCGCAACGATGTCCACGCCGTGCGGCGTGGCGGAGCTGAtctgctcctccgccgcggcggccgtgacCCGCACCAGGACCGGGAATTTCTGGCGCGTCTCGGTGCATGGCACCGCCCCGGTTCCCATGAACGTTTGGACCTTCACCTAAATCATTACATTAATCGAAAACCCCGACCGATCAACGGGTGTTCAACTACAATTACAATTACAATTACACCAGGAATATGTATTACCGAAGTGGTGTTGCGGCAGATTCGCGAGCCGGCCTCCCCAGGGGCCGACATCTCTTCCCAGctaggagtaggagtactcggctAAGCCGGCCGATCGTGGATCACCTGGTAGCAACTGTGTGTGAGTGTATTGCTTCTTGTTCTGGGGTTGAGGACATGGATGGTATATATGGAAGCGCAGCTTGCTAGCTTGTTCGTCCAAAGGTCACCAGCAAGAAATGAGGTGTAATTAGTAAGGAAATAATTTTATGGAGGCGTCCGGTCCATTACAAAAAGTGTGAAAGCATGAAATTAAGCAACCAAATTAAACATACAGTATCCAGCGTGACGTAGCACTAGTAGATGAAATAAAAAAGGAGTGCATGACGGTATCCCGAGGGGAAGGAATTGAAGCTAGAACGTTCTCTTCAGGAGCTAGAAATTATGCTTAATATCGAGAACAATGCCAATActcatgaaaaataaaaaagcaaaaAATGAACCAAAACCACTAAAATTTCTCATTTTATAAATGAATTTGATCATATACCGCCGCGAGACAATGAAAAACAACAAATTCTTTTGTGGATAGCTTCATGGTTTCTCCGGATTATTCGGTATTAgatgttttttttgaaacgagatTCGGTATTAGATGTTGACTTACTAAGTTATTTGGACTCCGATCCGTGTGACGTTGGCCTACATATTTCATGCCTGACGTTTGCTATGTCTATTGTTTTTAGAGTCTGACCAAATGGTTCGTATTGCGGTGTGATCCAACCAGGAATTAAGGTGTACGTGTATTATTGTTTTAATTTTGACCAAAGTCGTCTCTTAGGGTATTTACATAATCAGCTAGAGATTGATGCCGACTAATTTTAAAGGTCTATGACTGTGGTGTAGTAATAATAAACAAAGAAAAGACGACTGGCGCTTGGTCATTGCTAGCAACTTCCGTTATCGTTTTCAAGAAATGTTATATACATGATGCATGTCCACTTGTCATTGCTCAATGATAACTAACtcctccatgcatgcatgcatacatccAACCACCACCATTCCCATGCGCACATGTAACCCAATGGTAGCTCACATGCACGCATGTTGCAAACGAATTTaaggtgcatttttttttacggAAGTGCTTTGTAATATCGAAAACAAGTTATTGCTTTTGTCATCTGTAAAACCGTTAGAAACATGACCTAAACGGGTCATCTGATTAATCCAAGAATGTAGCACCACCAACATGATAAAATGGCATAAGCAAAAGACCACACGAAAGGGAAACAGCACCGGTCACAATAACCTATCGCCGATGAATAGAAGGCATGGTCATGATTGCCTTAGTGTTAATTACGAACTAAACTAATTAAATCTGAGTCAATACAAGCAtgcttttattttctctttgatGTCGGCATTGACGAACTGTATTCCCACGTCATTGTGTTCATCACCTGAGATAGATGGCGTGTTCGTAATCGTTTGGCTTCATTGCATATACCCACATGCCTGCAACATGTCAAGTTGGAGTTGTaagaggcaaaaaaaaaaaagacttgaCCCACCCATAGTCTTTGGGTATGTGTAATTACTAGAGAAGGTACCATTCCTTGTGAGATAATCCATCCTTTTTAAATTACAAGGTGGGAGAAACATTTAGCCAATAATTTCTATTAGTAAATTACTTTTGTGACACATAGTTGATGTCGTTAGAGTCGGTGGCGCCGGACCCAACAACTTCGATGAGTCTGGTAGCTTCACTCTACAGCTCTACATACGGTGCTAACCAATAGCTAGGGGTCGAatatgctactccctccgttccaaattactgttcgttttgacttttctaggtacataacttttacaatgtatctagacataatatatatctaggtgcatatggaaagctatgtatctagaaaagccaaaacgaataagaattcgggacggagggagtaaggaTTAGTAATGGATTTAGCAAATGGTGAGCCTGGGTGAGCACCTAGGGTCGCTAGGCTCTGGCTCCGCCACTGGTTAGAGTCATATTAAGAAAGGTTTGTAATAATTGTACTCTAGTACCGTATAAATGATATATTCTTAATATAATTATTATCAAAGCATTGTCATAGCAAAGTGAAAATAgtgtatgtttttttaaaaaaagatagtAGACATGACGTAAGGAAATGAGCGATGCCTTCCTACCTATCGTTCTCCTTCCAGACTAGGTCATCTCTAAGTCATCAAGTTAGCGACATATAAAAGAGTTGTAATATTCTAGCTGATTCATATTCTAGCTGTTTCGACTCTTTGTGGTTCATATATTCTGGTGCGGTGGAAGTCCTTCCTTGCTGGTAGTTTAGATATGTTTAGGCTAGCTTATAAGCCTTTATGTTCCAAATATATATAATACCACACAAAGCGAGAATGAAAGTGGAAGCGAATGTGTTTTGTATATGCTTGCTTGTTCCATGGAGGAGCTAGCTAAGTGGTAAGCTTATTGACTTATTCTGAACACGCGGTGCCAAGTAAGCTAAGTCTAAGAGGCAAGATTAAGTGAAGTGTGACATAAAACAACTACCATAAGCTAGTTCAACCTATTCATACTTAGACTTGGTTCACCTGATTAGATAAGGCCTGAACGCTGTGTTAGTTGCCTAGTAGTTCCTCATGAAAGTTTTTAGCAATTTAGGTGTTTGGTGATTTTTTTAAGCGGAAGAGGTTCTTGGTGATATTAACCTCAATAATGTGGCATGGCAAAATCGGTCAGTGATGCGATCTGCCCTTGAATCCTCAATAACTGATTAACATGTCTACCTGAAATCCATGTAGTCGACTTAATATTAAGGGGCTAAGGTTGTCTTCTTTAATAGTTGCATGGTAGTTCTTGAAAAATATGTTTTAGTAATTTACATGTTTGGTGCTATTAACCTCTATATGCCATATCGGTCGGTGATGCGATCTGCTTCAATAACTTAACATGTCTTCCCCAATATCAAGGGGCTACACAGCTCGTTGCTTTCTGTAATAGTTTTTAGGAGGACCAAGTTTAACTAGGTCTTGAATCATGCTTTTGTTTTTCCTCTCTTTGATACAAGCATAGGACGGCATTTATTGTTTGTGAAGACATCTTGTTCGTGGACTTCATCTTTTTAAAAGGGTATGGGAAACGAATTGTTCTGGTAGAGAGTTGCTATATAGGGGGGATACATCCACAGACTCAGAGCCATAGAGGTGTGCTCTGCTATATCCTTTGTAC from Setaria italica strain Yugu1 chromosome VII, Setaria_italica_v2.0, whole genome shotgun sequence includes the following:
- the LOC111258042 gene encoding uncharacterized protein LOC111258042; this translates as MSAPGEAGSRICRNTTSVKVQTFMGTGAVPCTETRQKFPVLVRVTAAAAEEQISSATPHGVDIVAVLDVSMSADKLKRTKDAMNIVINKLGPEDRLSIVSFGSDDVRREMELTGMSDHQGRKDAKDVVKRLLTQGGASSMGRRVPLAALHEGAQILRERQDGEKSSSRVGCILFLSDGLDTQILDDACISSDFPVHTLGLGADHDPKALKHIADKTSGTYSFANKDMAKIKDACALFTSIPATSVEITLRAHEGALISSNETGPDDGRSLSIRIDNMYAGEKRNFIVYLALEATAEGRQKLLTIGGRYQNLSESKNLDDTDDVFLMRPDEKSSKTGRQVFLRVPDVAAQIKMLFLGISGSVPQPTAATITSRLQQIWQDVCHSTEGKIRNASETMGNIKEAGYQKMTRGINNFDRYKVSGLPYKLSWPRSLNWRRATTKNNEPESPKTGDVVLTPGQEPEEIAQDGNHGNAATTAAATWEKIRARARRHPCSRLRPGVAVVLVLTSLLLMMLYSGLEGSSMAKGIAQLQYPMLLFSKSNYAAWDANKAIDPKQVPARKDQEQLAWKATKATDESTSPGQGCCRDNADDASDKCGECHGRDHDTDRESDLVAKILDIILSSVKGKESELKSLLVEARCDHE